A single window of Streptomyces sp. NBC_00464 DNA harbors:
- a CDS encoding class I adenylate-forming enzyme family protein encodes MNETAHTLGASRTFWELIERRAALTPDRPVLIQDDRTLTFGELHTRAERVAAGLYAMGVRPGTVVAWQLPTRLETVLLSFALTRIGAVQTPVIPFYRDREVGFALRESKAEYFAVPGTWRGFDHTAMAARLSAHLPHPPQIFEAYDTLPDGDPSTLPPPPTDGTSVRWIYWTSGTTSDPKGVLHTDRSLLAGGSCLAHALHLSADDVGSMAFPFAHVAGPDYSVMLLLYGFPAVLFEHFAMPDALAGYRRHGVTVAGGSTAFYSMFLMEQRKAPSTPLIPTLRLLAGGGAPKPPEIYHAVVREMGVQLTHGYGMTEVPMITMGAPDDTVEHLAETEGRPPEGMEIRITDEDGKPLPYDTDGEVRLRGEAVCQGYLASTSPFDAEGFLITGDVGHVRPSGHLVLTGRLKDIIIRKGENISAKEIEDLLARHPGVGDAAVIGLPDQSRGERVCAVVEQPPGAAALTLPELTAYLRGEGLSVHKLPEQLELVDALPRNEALRKVLKYQLRARFA; translated from the coding sequence GTGAACGAGACCGCACACACCCTGGGTGCCTCACGCACCTTCTGGGAGCTCATCGAACGCCGGGCCGCCCTGACCCCGGACCGCCCCGTCCTGATCCAGGACGACCGCACACTCACCTTCGGCGAGCTGCACACCCGGGCCGAACGCGTGGCTGCGGGCCTGTACGCCATGGGCGTCCGCCCCGGCACCGTCGTCGCCTGGCAGCTGCCGACCCGGCTGGAAACGGTCCTGCTGTCCTTCGCCCTGACCCGGATCGGCGCAGTACAGACCCCTGTCATCCCCTTCTACCGCGACCGCGAGGTCGGCTTCGCCCTGCGCGAGTCGAAGGCGGAGTACTTCGCGGTACCCGGCACCTGGCGCGGCTTCGACCACACCGCGATGGCCGCCCGGCTCTCCGCACACCTGCCGCACCCGCCCCAGATCTTCGAGGCGTACGACACCCTCCCGGACGGCGACCCGTCGACCCTGCCCCCACCCCCCACCGACGGCACCTCGGTGCGCTGGATCTACTGGACCTCGGGCACCACGTCCGACCCGAAGGGCGTCCTGCACACCGACCGCAGCCTGCTCGCGGGCGGCTCCTGCCTGGCCCACGCGCTGCACCTGTCGGCGGACGACGTCGGCTCGATGGCCTTCCCGTTCGCCCACGTCGCCGGCCCGGACTACTCGGTGATGCTGCTCCTCTACGGCTTCCCCGCAGTCCTCTTCGAGCACTTCGCGATGCCGGACGCCCTTGCGGGCTACCGGCGCCACGGGGTGACGGTCGCCGGAGGCTCGACGGCCTTCTACTCGATGTTCCTGATGGAACAACGCAAGGCCCCGTCCACCCCGCTCATCCCCACCCTCCGCCTGCTGGCGGGCGGCGGCGCCCCGAAGCCGCCCGAGATCTACCACGCGGTGGTACGCGAGATGGGCGTCCAGCTCACCCACGGCTACGGCATGACCGAGGTCCCCATGATCACGATGGGCGCCCCCGACGACACGGTGGAACACCTCGCCGAAACGGAGGGCCGCCCGCCCGAGGGCATGGAGATCCGGATCACCGACGAGGACGGCAAGCCGCTCCCGTACGACACGGACGGCGAGGTCCGCCTGCGCGGCGAGGCGGTCTGCCAGGGCTACCTGGCCTCCACCAGCCCCTTCGACGCCGAGGGCTTCCTGATCACGGGCGACGTCGGGCACGTCCGGCCGAGCGGGCACCTCGTCCTCACCGGCCGGCTGAAGGACATCATCATCCGCAAGGGCGAGAACATCTCGGCGAAGGAGATAGAGGACCTCCTCGCCCGCCACCCCGGCGTGGGCGACGCGGCGGTGATCGGCCTCCCCGACCAGTCGCGCGGCGAACGCGTCTGCGCGGTGGTGGAGCAGCCGCCCGGCGCCGCCGCACTCACCCTCCCCGAGCTGACGGCCTACCTGCGGGGCGAGGGCCTGTCCGTCCACAAGCTCCCGGAGCAACTGGAACTGGTCGACGCGCTGCCCCGCAACGAGGCGCTCCGCAAGGTCCTGAAGTACCAGTTGCGTGCGCGGTTCGCTTGA
- a CDS encoding ABC transporter substrate-binding protein, with translation MTGRRRPTFPRPFRLLTGAVAAGALLMTGCGALPGASGDSREPVTVVTWAPSGASGPDAANMAGMTAMAQAYARWINGEGGIDGHELRVITCDEQDTSIGAGNCARRAVKEKAVAVLGSYSRHGRAFMAPLEVAGIPYIGGYGASEEEFRSYMSYPVTGGQSALLAGNAKQLAATCDRVSLVRPETLGGDSQAWLLSTGLTEAHRPAPVDIQAAEETTSYDEAAGRALAGAGTGGGCVTAVLGDRTETFFDSFRRLEPTGGSVRISSVLGSIGQPLIDRTGGRESPFEGAYVTGWYPAPGDSRWDRMRQVISKYAFSDNRIDPDDTGVQTTWIAYTALKSIVESLNEAEITSRKVTKALTHGTRVDTGGLTPALRWRYEDMIGSSSYPRIVNSKVTFQVVRDGRLVADRKGFVDVTKTLSDASATG, from the coding sequence ATGACCGGACGGCGACGCCCCACCTTCCCCCGCCCCTTCAGGTTGCTCACCGGTGCGGTGGCGGCAGGGGCTCTGCTGATGACCGGTTGCGGCGCGCTCCCTGGGGCATCGGGGGACTCCAGGGAGCCCGTCACCGTCGTGACCTGGGCGCCCAGCGGCGCCTCGGGACCGGACGCCGCCAACATGGCGGGCATGACCGCGATGGCGCAGGCGTACGCCCGCTGGATCAACGGCGAGGGCGGGATCGACGGACACGAGCTGCGCGTGATCACCTGCGACGAGCAGGACACCTCGATCGGCGCGGGCAACTGCGCCCGCCGGGCCGTCAAGGAGAAGGCCGTCGCGGTCCTCGGCTCCTACAGCCGGCACGGACGGGCGTTCATGGCACCGCTCGAAGTCGCCGGGATCCCGTACATCGGCGGCTACGGCGCCTCCGAGGAGGAGTTCCGGAGCTATATGTCCTACCCGGTCACCGGCGGCCAGTCTGCGCTCCTGGCAGGCAACGCGAAGCAGCTGGCCGCCACCTGCGACCGGGTTTCCCTGGTGCGTCCCGAAACCCTGGGCGGCGACAGCCAGGCATGGCTCCTCAGCACCGGTCTCACCGAGGCCCACCGGCCCGCACCGGTCGACATCCAGGCCGCCGAGGAAACCACGTCGTACGACGAGGCGGCCGGGCGCGCACTGGCGGGAGCGGGCACCGGCGGCGGCTGTGTGACGGCCGTGCTCGGTGACCGCACGGAGACGTTCTTCGACTCCTTCAGGCGGCTGGAGCCGACCGGCGGATCGGTGCGGATCTCCTCGGTCCTCGGCAGCATCGGACAGCCGCTCATCGACCGCACCGGCGGCCGTGAGAGCCCGTTCGAGGGTGCGTACGTCACCGGGTGGTACCCGGCCCCCGGCGACAGCCGCTGGGACCGGATGCGGCAGGTGATCAGCAAGTACGCCTTCAGCGACAACCGCATCGACCCCGACGACACCGGCGTGCAGACGACATGGATCGCCTACACCGCCCTGAAGTCGATCGTCGAGTCGCTGAACGAGGCGGAGATCACGTCCCGGAAGGTCACCAAGGCCCTCACCCACGGCACCCGGGTGGACACCGGCGGCCTCACTCCCGCACTGCGCTGGCGCTACGAGGACATGATCGGCTCGTCCTCGTACCCGCGCATCGTGAACAGCAAGGTGACGTTCCAGGTCGTGCGCGACGGCCGGCTGGTCGCCGACAGGAAGGGCTTCGTGGATGTGACGAAGACCCTGTCGGACGCCAGCGCGACCGGCTGA
- a CDS encoding SCO4402 family protein, whose amino-acid sequence MGGMPLNDIPWWRWRSNVRSALHMLSDPVFHHECWLAGREGYGDVTDAVYRLVEDTWLDNWSAEKYVGTVFRDSGEAALVDVAVLRVLRIMHQVGADAPVSAYLEHHGWPEAVRAARDAHVLLATNDGEDPDVPPRSLDVLRIMTRTA is encoded by the coding sequence ATGGGCGGCATGCCGCTCAATGACATTCCTTGGTGGCGCTGGCGCAGCAACGTGCGCTCGGCGCTGCACATGCTCTCCGACCCCGTCTTCCACCACGAGTGCTGGCTGGCCGGCCGGGAGGGATACGGCGACGTCACCGACGCCGTGTACCGCCTGGTCGAGGACACCTGGCTGGACAACTGGTCCGCCGAGAAGTACGTCGGCACGGTCTTCCGGGACTCCGGTGAGGCCGCCCTCGTCGATGTCGCCGTGCTGCGGGTGCTGCGCATCATGCACCAGGTCGGCGCGGACGCCCCCGTCTCCGCCTATCTGGAGCACCACGGCTGGCCGGAGGCCGTCCGGGCCGCCCGCGACGCCCATGTGCTGCTCGCCACGAACGACGGCGAGGACCCCGACGTCCCGCCCCGCTCACTCGACGTGCTCCGCATCATGACCAGGACCGCCTGA
- a CDS encoding transcriptional regulator, with translation MAARPLVARQPNERLQALIQEAGCSNAGLARRVNMVGAERGLDLRYDKTSVARWLRGQQPRGRAPGIIAEALGRKLGRTVTIDEIGMANGKNLASGVGLQFAPTVTGAIEQVCELWRSDVGRRDFLSGSAVASSALVEPSRDWLITGADQQVARAAGARVGMPDVEAVRATTAALVDLDHRFGSGHVRPVLVHYLNSVVSGLLSGAYRESTGRQLFGAVARLTELAGYMAIDTGQPGLAQRYYIQALRLAQAAGDRAYGGYVLAASMSHLAAQLGNPREIAQLARAAQEGARGRVTPRAEAMFYAAEARGHALLGDARTTQAVAGRALAALEQADPDSGDDPDWIRHFDHAYLADELAHCHRDLGQAEAAARRAKEALGGLPESRARRRGIGLALLAAAQVQLREVEQACHTGTRAMELLGTVRSSRGVEYLDDLQQRLLPYGDEPAVREFGARLELQAA, from the coding sequence ATGGCAGCCAGGCCTCTCGTCGCACGCCAGCCGAACGAACGGCTCCAGGCGCTCATTCAGGAAGCCGGATGCTCCAACGCGGGCCTCGCCCGCCGCGTCAACATGGTCGGGGCGGAGCGCGGGCTCGACCTCCGTTACGACAAGACCTCCGTGGCCCGCTGGCTGCGCGGACAGCAGCCACGCGGCAGGGCGCCGGGAATCATCGCCGAGGCGCTCGGCCGCAAGCTCGGCCGTACGGTCACGATCGACGAGATCGGGATGGCCAACGGCAAGAACCTGGCCTCCGGCGTCGGCCTGCAGTTCGCCCCGACGGTGACCGGGGCGATCGAGCAGGTCTGCGAGCTGTGGCGCAGCGACGTCGGCCGCCGGGACTTCCTGTCCGGTTCCGCGGTCGCGTCGTCGGCGCTGGTCGAGCCCAGCCGGGACTGGCTGATCACCGGTGCGGACCAGCAGGTGGCACGGGCGGCCGGGGCCCGGGTCGGGATGCCGGACGTGGAGGCGGTGCGGGCGACGACGGCGGCGCTGGTCGACCTGGACCACCGGTTCGGCAGCGGTCATGTGCGGCCGGTCCTGGTGCACTACCTGAACAGCGTGGTCTCCGGGCTGCTCTCGGGGGCGTACCGCGAGTCGACCGGACGGCAGCTGTTCGGGGCGGTCGCACGGCTCACCGAGCTCGCCGGGTACATGGCGATCGACACGGGCCAGCCGGGCCTCGCCCAGCGCTACTACATCCAGGCGCTGCGCCTCGCCCAGGCGGCGGGCGACCGCGCCTACGGCGGCTATGTGCTGGCTGCCTCGATGAGCCATCTCGCGGCGCAGCTCGGCAATCCGCGGGAGATCGCCCAGCTGGCCAGGGCGGCGCAGGAAGGGGCGCGCGGGCGGGTCACCCCGCGGGCGGAGGCGATGTTCTACGCGGCGGAGGCCCGGGGCCACGCGCTGCTCGGGGACGCCCGGACCACGCAGGCGGTGGCGGGCCGGGCGCTGGCCGCGCTGGAGCAGGCCGACCCGGACAGCGGTGACGATCCCGACTGGATCAGGCACTTCGATCACGCGTATCTGGCCGACGAGTTGGCGCACTGCCACCGCGACCTCGGCCAGGCGGAGGCGGCCGCGCGCCGGGCGAAGGAGGCCCTGGGCGGCCTTCCGGAGTCCCGTGCCCGCCGCCGGGGCATCGGTCTGGCCCTGCTGGCCGCGGCGCAGGTGCAGCTGCGTGAGGTGGAGCAGGCCTGCCACACCGGGACGCGGGCGATGGAGCTGCTGGGCACGGTGCGTTCCAGCCGGGGGGTGGAGTATCTGGACGATCTGCAACAGCGTCTGCTGCCGTACGGGGACGAGCCCGCGGTGCGGGAGTTCGGCGCCCGCCTGGAGCTCCAGGCGGCCTGA
- a CDS encoding ABC transporter ATP-binding protein — protein sequence MADRTDSDTADRAVEPDVPRATPPAVRVEGLWKRFGDQTAVAGIDLVLPAGKFIGLVGPNGAGKTTTLSMVTGLLRPDRGRIEIGGRDVWRDPVEVKSRIGVLPEGLRLFERLSGRELLAYTGRLRGLPGGEVDSRATQLLDVLDLAGAQHKLVIDYSTGMRKKIGLAAALLHNPEVLFLDEPFEGVDPVSAQTIRGVLERYTGSGATVVFSSHVMELVESLCDWVAVMAAGTIRAQGTLDQVRGDAPSLQNAFLELVGAGDRDHGDALDWLGGAR from the coding sequence ATGGCGGACCGGACAGACAGCGACACAGCCGACCGGGCCGTCGAGCCCGACGTACCGCGGGCGACGCCGCCCGCGGTACGCGTGGAAGGGCTGTGGAAACGTTTCGGCGATCAGACGGCGGTCGCCGGAATCGATCTGGTGCTGCCCGCAGGCAAGTTCATCGGCCTGGTGGGCCCCAACGGGGCCGGCAAGACCACCACCCTCTCCATGGTCACCGGCCTGCTCCGCCCCGATAGGGGACGGATCGAGATCGGCGGCCGTGACGTCTGGCGCGACCCGGTCGAGGTGAAGTCCCGCATCGGCGTCCTGCCCGAGGGCCTGCGGCTCTTCGAACGGCTCTCGGGGCGCGAACTCCTCGCCTATACGGGCCGGTTGCGCGGCCTTCCCGGTGGCGAGGTGGACAGCAGGGCCACCCAGCTGCTCGACGTCCTGGACCTGGCGGGCGCCCAGCACAAACTCGTCATCGACTACTCGACGGGCATGCGGAAGAAGATCGGGCTCGCCGCCGCCCTGCTGCACAACCCCGAAGTGCTCTTCCTGGACGAACCGTTCGAGGGCGTCGACCCCGTCTCGGCACAGACCATCCGCGGGGTGCTTGAGCGCTACACCGGCTCGGGGGCCACCGTCGTCTTCTCCAGCCATGTGATGGAACTCGTCGAGTCCCTCTGCGACTGGGTGGCCGTCATGGCGGCGGGCACCATCCGCGCCCAGGGCACCCTCGACCAGGTCCGCGGCGACGCGCCCTCGCTGCAGAACGCCTTCCTGGAGCTCGTCGGCGCGGGCGACCGCGACCACGGCGACGCCCTGGACTGGCTCGGCGGTGCCCGATGA
- a CDS encoding RNA polymerase sigma factor: MAKNAPPRWDRRMQQRLARGEAAALGELYDRFASLVHSQANRMLDDESAADLVTREVFGYVWENPDAYDPKQGSMRSWVARLTHRESVQRLRRTAAARQADDEYGAYGEEGEGYGGAGVDPADLEERVRLATAAARADYIVASMPAPLRAALELAYIQRRDYRQTATDLGVTEDEARRRLRLGLQLLSTAHTRPLEGSSPPGYGRPL; this comes from the coding sequence ATGGCCAAAAACGCACCACCCCGCTGGGACCGCAGGATGCAGCAGCGGCTGGCACGCGGTGAGGCGGCCGCCCTCGGCGAGCTCTACGACCGGTTCGCCTCTCTCGTCCACAGCCAGGCCAACCGGATGCTCGACGACGAGAGCGCCGCGGACCTCGTCACCCGCGAGGTCTTCGGTTACGTGTGGGAGAACCCCGACGCCTACGACCCCAAGCAGGGCTCGATGCGCTCCTGGGTCGCCCGGCTCACCCACCGCGAATCCGTGCAGCGGCTGCGCAGGACCGCCGCCGCCCGGCAGGCGGACGACGAGTACGGCGCATACGGCGAGGAGGGCGAGGGTTACGGCGGGGCCGGCGTCGACCCGGCCGACCTGGAGGAACGGGTGCGCCTGGCCACCGCCGCGGCCCGCGCCGACTACATCGTCGCGTCCATGCCCGCACCGCTGCGGGCCGCGCTGGAGCTCGCGTACATCCAGCGCCGCGACTACCGGCAGACCGCGACCGACCTCGGGGTCACCGAGGACGAGGCGCGCCGCCGGCTGCGGCTGGGGCTGCAACTGCTGTCCACCGCGCACACCCGGCCGCTGGAGGGCTCCTCACCGCCCGGATACGGGCGGCCGCTGTGA
- a CDS encoding bifunctional DNA primase/polymerase, translating to MEAAQIPQQRAEQLLDAAVRYAEERHWDVCPGTWLEPANGVERCSCGEAGCAAPGAHPTRADWAGRATGSGAAARRMWSQQPHASILLPTGRGFDAIDVPESAGFLALARMERMSLPLGPVIRTADRRMQFFVLPGAATKADALVRRIGWDAAAIGLRGLGEGHCIAAPPTRVGGAGAVQWARSPSTANRWLPEVDELISPLAYACGREAADARGRVS from the coding sequence ATGGAAGCCGCACAGATCCCCCAGCAGCGAGCCGAGCAGCTGCTCGACGCGGCCGTGCGGTACGCGGAGGAGCGGCACTGGGACGTGTGTCCCGGCACCTGGCTGGAGCCGGCCAATGGCGTGGAACGGTGCTCCTGCGGCGAGGCCGGCTGCGCGGCGCCCGGCGCCCACCCGACCCGGGCCGACTGGGCGGGCCGGGCCACCGGCAGCGGCGCGGCGGCCCGCCGGATGTGGTCGCAGCAGCCGCACGCCTCGATCCTGCTGCCGACCGGCCGCGGCTTCGACGCGATCGACGTACCGGAGTCGGCGGGCTTCCTGGCGCTGGCCCGGATGGAGCGGATGAGCCTGCCGCTCGGACCGGTCATCCGCACCGCGGACCGCCGGATGCAGTTCTTCGTCCTGCCGGGCGCCGCCACCAAAGCCGATGCCCTGGTCCGGAGGATCGGCTGGGACGCCGCGGCGATCGGACTGCGCGGACTCGGCGAGGGCCACTGCATCGCCGCCCCGCCGACCCGCGTCGGCGGGGCCGGAGCGGTGCAGTGGGCCCGCAGCCCCTCCACCGCCAACCGCTGGCTGCCCGAGGTGGACGAGCTCATCAGCCCGCTCGCCTACGCCTGCGGGCGCGAAGCCGCGGACGCGCGGGGGCGCGTTTCGTAG
- a CDS encoding STAS domain-containing protein, giving the protein MTLKVAETEQGVWTVLHMRGELDLVTSPLVRQSVHDAVAVGCHNVVLDLSEVFFCDSSGVGVLIASRRLMRSCGGRLRLILPARGAEEGSHVNRVLAALGVRRLFEVYPDWDAAVDEEAQPLSA; this is encoded by the coding sequence GTGACACTGAAAGTGGCCGAGACCGAGCAGGGCGTGTGGACCGTTCTGCACATGCGCGGCGAACTGGACCTGGTGACCTCACCCCTGGTCCGCCAGTCCGTCCACGACGCGGTGGCGGTGGGCTGTCACAACGTCGTGCTCGACCTCTCCGAGGTCTTCTTCTGTGACTCCAGCGGTGTGGGCGTCCTGATCGCCTCCCGCCGTCTGATGCGCTCCTGCGGCGGCCGGCTGCGGCTCATCCTGCCCGCCCGGGGTGCCGAGGAGGGCTCCCACGTCAACCGGGTGCTTGCCGCGCTGGGCGTACGCCGGCTGTTCGAGGTCTACCCGGACTGGGACGCCGCCGTCGACGAGGAAGCCCAGCCGCTCTCGGCCTGA
- a CDS encoding zf-HC2 domain-containing protein has product MDGRDEEGREGEGRDDVARGARRIPGPRAAADDLDPSRFVPPPPAVVPVPVSQEPVPEQAPPADDPPAPVLPHRVLKALLGAWALTACSAEEAEAVEAHLTECAPCADEALRLRDAVGLLHTDRSLDLDPMLRTRVLENCLNRRPADIPVPVWAAPYDAETARLDALLRDIGDSEWHAPVRLKWFEDERGVNRKTTVAGVIGHLMTVDGLVSTALGLDDPLAESVPGTPRRGSGLPLTPTSRTETYWSAARRPPTRSVREPWRDQSHTLIRTVSFAGRGVSDRSVSYGDFALPLQDALLDRAFECWVHAGDIADAVDYPYEPPSAAHLHRMIDLAARLLPAALAVRRRAGLAGPARRLVTAGSPGRSLHLEVEGSGGGNWYIALDSPAALGSPDHTVAQVALDGVEFCQLVAGHVPPVEAAAGQRGDREAIRDVLFAAASLSRL; this is encoded by the coding sequence ATGGACGGCCGCGACGAGGAGGGCCGCGAGGGAGAGGGACGGGACGACGTGGCGCGGGGCGCCCGGCGCATACCGGGCCCACGGGCCGCCGCGGACGACCTCGACCCGAGCCGGTTCGTCCCGCCGCCGCCCGCGGTCGTACCCGTGCCCGTATCTCAGGAGCCCGTGCCGGAACAGGCGCCGCCCGCCGACGATCCGCCCGCCCCGGTGCTCCCGCACCGCGTCCTGAAGGCCCTTCTCGGAGCCTGGGCGCTGACCGCGTGCTCGGCCGAGGAGGCCGAGGCCGTCGAGGCGCACCTCACGGAGTGCGCCCCCTGCGCGGACGAGGCCCTGCGGCTGCGCGACGCGGTCGGCCTGCTGCACACCGACCGCAGCCTGGACCTGGATCCGATGCTCCGGACCCGGGTGCTGGAGAACTGCCTGAACCGGCGGCCGGCCGACATCCCGGTTCCGGTGTGGGCCGCCCCGTACGACGCCGAGACGGCCCGGCTCGACGCGCTGCTGCGCGACATCGGCGACTCGGAGTGGCACGCCCCGGTGCGGCTGAAGTGGTTCGAGGACGAGCGCGGGGTGAACCGGAAGACGACGGTCGCCGGTGTCATCGGTCATCTGATGACCGTCGACGGCCTGGTCAGCACCGCCCTCGGCCTCGACGACCCGCTCGCCGAGAGCGTCCCCGGCACCCCGCGCCGGGGCTCCGGGCTGCCGCTCACACCCACCTCGCGCACCGAGACGTACTGGTCCGCCGCCCGGCGCCCGCCGACCCGCAGCGTCCGCGAGCCGTGGCGCGACCAGAGCCACACCCTCATCCGCACCGTGTCCTTCGCGGGGCGCGGCGTCTCGGATCGCTCCGTCTCCTACGGCGACTTCGCTCTGCCGTTGCAGGACGCCCTGCTGGACCGGGCGTTCGAGTGCTGGGTGCACGCGGGTGACATCGCGGACGCGGTGGACTATCCGTACGAGCCACCCTCCGCCGCCCACCTGCACCGGATGATCGACCTGGCGGCGCGGCTCCTGCCGGCCGCCCTGGCCGTGCGGCGCCGGGCGGGGCTCGCCGGTCCGGCCCGCCGTCTGGTGACGGCCGGGTCCCCGGGCCGCTCGCTCCATCTGGAGGTCGAGGGTTCGGGCGGCGGCAACTGGTACATCGCGCTGGACTCCCCCGCAGCCCTCGGCTCCCCCGACCACACCGTGGCGCAGGTCGCGCTGGACGGCGTGGAGTTCTGCCAGCTGGTGGCGGGGCATGTGCCGCCCGTGGAGGCGGCTGCCGGGCAGCGCGGGGACCGCGAAGCGATCCGGGACGTGCTCTTCGCGGCGGCCTCGCTCAGCAGGCTGTAG
- the purU gene encoding formyltetrahydrofolate deformylase — MTAPQPADTAPEQYVLTLSCPDKQGIVHAVSSYLFMTGCNIEDSQQFGDHDTGLFFMRVHFSADSPVTPEKLRASFAAIGDSFRMDWQIHRSSDRMRIVLMVSKFGHCLNDLLFRSRIGALPVDIAAVVSNHTDFAELVASYDIPFRHIPVNRENKAEAEAQLLELVREENVELVVLARYMQVLSDDLCKQLSGRIINIHHSFLPSFKGAKPYHQAHTRGVKLIGATAHYVTADLDEGPIIEQEVERVGHGVTPDQLVAIGRDVECQALARAVKWHAERRILLNGRRTVIFA, encoded by the coding sequence ATGACCGCGCCGCAGCCTGCTGACACCGCCCCCGAGCAGTACGTCCTCACCCTCTCGTGCCCCGACAAACAGGGCATCGTGCACGCCGTGTCGAGCTATCTCTTCATGACCGGCTGCAACATCGAGGACAGCCAGCAGTTCGGGGACCACGACACGGGTCTGTTCTTCATGCGCGTCCACTTCTCGGCGGACAGCCCGGTGACGCCGGAGAAGCTGCGGGCGAGCTTCGCGGCGATCGGTGACTCCTTCCGGATGGACTGGCAGATCCACCGGTCCTCGGACCGGATGCGGATCGTGCTGATGGTCAGCAAGTTCGGCCACTGCCTCAACGACCTGCTGTTCCGTTCCCGGATCGGGGCCCTGCCGGTCGACATCGCGGCGGTCGTCTCCAACCACACAGACTTCGCCGAGCTGGTCGCCTCGTACGACATCCCCTTCCGTCACATCCCCGTGAACAGGGAGAACAAGGCGGAGGCGGAGGCGCAGCTGCTGGAGCTGGTCCGCGAGGAGAACGTGGAGCTGGTCGTCCTGGCCCGCTACATGCAGGTCCTCTCGGACGATCTGTGCAAGCAGCTCAGCGGCCGGATCATCAACATCCACCACTCGTTCCTGCCGAGCTTCAAGGGCGCCAAGCCGTACCACCAGGCGCACACCCGCGGGGTGAAGCTCATCGGCGCGACCGCGCACTACGTCACGGCCGACCTCGACGAGGGACCGATCATCGAGCAGGAGGTCGAGCGGGTGGGCCACGGTGTGACGCCGGACCAGCTGGTGGCCATCGGGCGCGATGTGGAGTGCCAGGCGCTGGCGCGCGCGGTGAAGTGGCACGCGGAGCGGCGCATCCTGCTGAACGGCCGCCGCACGGTGATCTTCGCCTAG
- a CDS encoding EF-hand domain-containing protein, protein MDSAEYERKIAFRFAAFDQDGNGYIDRADFNAAAARLLTEFGTTARCDKGQALYSGAEAFWQGMAGIADVDGDQRVTREEFVGGAVKRLRDSPERFAEIARPFLRAAIAVADPDNDGAAAVPAVEQALRVLGASPDTAAFAAQSLDADRDGRIAEAEAVAAFAAYFTVIEPDA, encoded by the coding sequence ATGGACAGCGCAGAGTATGAGCGCAAGATCGCCTTCCGCTTCGCCGCCTTCGACCAGGACGGCAACGGCTACATCGATCGCGCGGATTTCAACGCCGCCGCGGCCCGTCTGCTCACCGAGTTCGGTACGACGGCCCGCTGCGACAAGGGCCAGGCGCTCTACAGCGGGGCCGAGGCGTTCTGGCAGGGCATGGCGGGCATCGCCGACGTCGACGGGGACCAGCGGGTCACCCGTGAGGAGTTCGTGGGCGGCGCGGTGAAACGGCTCCGCGACAGCCCCGAGCGCTTCGCGGAGATCGCCCGCCCCTTCCTGCGGGCGGCGATCGCGGTGGCCGACCCGGACAACGACGGCGCGGCGGCGGTACCGGCGGTCGAGCAGGCCCTGCGGGTCCTGGGCGCCAGCCCGGACACGGCGGCGTTCGCCGCGCAGAGCCTGGACGCGGACCGCGACGGGCGGATCGCGGAGGCGGAGGCGGTGGCGGCGTTCGCCGCGTATTTCACGGTGATCGAGCCCGACGCGTAG